One Agrobacterium vaccinii DNA window includes the following coding sequences:
- the tilS gene encoding tRNA lysidine(34) synthetase TilS, producing the protein MPFPVSPIAPLEAARQFIDKISTPSVILVAISGGSDSTGLLFALRQVVQDAGRNDISLHAVTIDHALRPEAAEEAKGVAALCASIDIPSHIRRWNDPKPTTGLSAAARLVRYALIAEVADEIGADMIVVGHTLGDQRETIAMRSARSRRTDNLGLAGMADAVLYDRRHWIMRPFLNSTRQDIRDFLTSLGQGWYDDPSNEDSKYERVRARNTASGILIDQSINRFDLSAEAAHLIENHVSCHAGAVFTLDAGGLKSEPSTLRYALSALASVVGGRRFAMAADSMDRVMALATAGEPGRVTAARVVFDRRQHALHLVRENRGVATMPVAAGQQIVWDERFEITNGTADDVIVRARGPLQSGEEPGFPSLVPAGVARRALETMPFIVDSKGQAMAVEGVLLSRVMAPYDLFLPRFDLQLANAVAALIGCPAYPQAPV; encoded by the coding sequence ATGCCGTTTCCCGTAAGCCCGATTGCGCCGCTTGAGGCTGCACGGCAATTTATCGACAAGATTTCAACACCCTCCGTGATCCTCGTTGCCATCTCCGGCGGCAGTGACTCCACTGGCCTGCTGTTTGCGCTGCGGCAAGTCGTGCAGGATGCGGGCAGAAACGACATTTCCTTACACGCCGTCACTATCGACCACGCGCTTCGCCCTGAAGCGGCGGAGGAGGCGAAAGGCGTAGCGGCACTGTGTGCCAGCATCGACATCCCAAGCCATATTCGCCGATGGAACGATCCCAAACCCACCACCGGCCTTTCCGCCGCCGCCCGGCTTGTGCGTTATGCGCTGATTGCCGAGGTCGCAGACGAGATCGGTGCCGACATGATCGTCGTGGGACACACGCTTGGCGACCAGCGCGAGACGATTGCGATGCGCAGCGCCCGCAGTCGGCGGACGGATAATCTCGGCCTCGCAGGCATGGCAGATGCCGTTCTTTACGACCGGCGCCACTGGATCATGCGACCGTTTCTCAATTCGACGCGGCAGGACATCAGAGATTTTCTGACGAGCCTTGGGCAAGGCTGGTACGACGACCCCAGCAACGAAGACAGCAAATATGAGCGCGTTCGAGCACGGAACACCGCATCCGGGATATTGATTGATCAGTCAATCAACCGCTTTGACCTCTCTGCAGAAGCGGCGCATCTCATTGAAAATCATGTGTCTTGCCATGCAGGCGCGGTGTTCACTCTTGATGCTGGTGGCCTGAAATCGGAACCCTCGACGCTTCGCTATGCTCTTTCGGCGCTCGCCAGCGTGGTCGGCGGGCGGCGATTTGCGATGGCGGCTGACAGCATGGATCGGGTCATGGCTCTTGCGACGGCAGGTGAGCCCGGCAGGGTGACTGCCGCGCGTGTGGTGTTCGACCGACGCCAACATGCGCTTCATCTCGTCCGGGAAAACCGTGGTGTCGCGACAATGCCGGTGGCTGCCGGTCAACAAATCGTGTGGGACGAACGCTTCGAGATAACCAACGGCACTGCCGACGATGTTATCGTGCGCGCACGTGGTCCGTTGCAGAGTGGGGAGGAGCCGGGTTTCCCCTCCCTCGTTCCTGCCGGTGTTGCCCGCCGTGCCCTGGAAACTATGCCGTTCATCGTTGATAGCAAGGGTCAAGCGATGGCTGTAGAAGGGGTGTTGCTGAGCAGGGTAATGGCGCCTTACGATCTGTTTTTGCCGCGCTTCGACCTTCAATTGGCGAATGCCGTTGCTGCTCTTATCGGTTGCCCGGCCTATCCGCAGGCTCCGGTCTAG
- the glmM gene encoding phosphoglucosamine mutase: MTRRYFGTDGIRGQSNVFPMTPDLAMRVGIAVGTIFRRGHHRHRVVIGKDTRLSGYMLENALVAGFTAAGLDVFLLGPIPTPAVAMLTRSLRADIGVMISASHNPFADNGIKLFGPDGYKLSDELELEIEDLLDKDIYAQLAKPSEIGRAKRVDGDIYRYIEFVKRTLPRDVTLSGLRIAIDCANGAAYKVAPAALWELGAEVVTIGNEPNGTNINFECGSTYPETLQKKVHEVRADIGIALDGDADRVIIVDEQGQIVDGDQLMATIAASWAEDKILRGGGIVATVMSNLGLERFMTDNGMTLARTKVGDRYVVEHMRNHDFNVGGEQSGHIVLSDYGTTGDGLVAALQVLARVKRSGRTVSEVCRKFEPVPQLLKNVRTTGGKPLENPVVKQAIADAESALAKNGRLVIRPSGTEPLIRVMAEGDDSAQVERIVNDLVGVIANARSAA; the protein is encoded by the coding sequence ATGACACGTCGCTATTTCGGAACCGATGGTATTCGCGGTCAGTCCAACGTCTTCCCCATGACGCCTGATCTTGCCATGCGTGTCGGAATTGCGGTGGGTACGATTTTCCGGCGCGGGCACCATCGCCACCGTGTGGTGATTGGCAAGGACACGCGTCTTTCAGGCTATATGCTGGAAAATGCGCTGGTCGCAGGTTTCACGGCGGCGGGGCTCGACGTGTTCTTGCTGGGCCCGATCCCGACACCGGCGGTTGCCATGCTGACGCGATCCCTTCGTGCAGATATCGGTGTTATGATTTCGGCGTCGCATAACCCCTTTGCAGACAACGGCATAAAACTGTTCGGCCCCGACGGTTACAAGCTGTCCGACGAGCTGGAACTCGAAATCGAGGACCTGCTGGACAAGGACATTTATGCGCAACTGGCCAAGCCCAGCGAGATCGGTCGTGCCAAGCGCGTGGATGGCGATATTTATCGCTACATCGAATTCGTCAAGCGCACGCTCCCGCGTGACGTAACGCTGAGCGGTCTGCGGATCGCCATCGATTGCGCCAATGGCGCAGCCTATAAGGTTGCTCCGGCAGCACTTTGGGAACTCGGTGCGGAGGTCGTGACCATCGGCAACGAGCCGAATGGTACAAACATCAATTTCGAATGCGGCTCGACCTATCCTGAAACCCTGCAGAAGAAGGTGCACGAGGTGCGCGCCGATATCGGCATCGCGCTGGATGGCGATGCGGACCGCGTCATTATCGTGGATGAGCAGGGACAGATCGTCGATGGTGACCAGTTGATGGCGACGATTGCGGCAAGCTGGGCCGAGGATAAAATCCTGCGTGGCGGCGGCATCGTCGCGACCGTCATGTCCAATCTGGGTCTCGAGCGCTTCATGACGGACAACGGCATGACCTTGGCGCGCACGAAGGTAGGTGACCGCTATGTGGTTGAACACATGCGCAACCATGATTTCAACGTCGGTGGCGAGCAGTCCGGACATATCGTGTTGTCGGATTATGGTACGACGGGTGACGGCCTTGTGGCTGCACTTCAGGTTCTAGCCCGCGTCAAGCGGTCCGGTCGCACGGTGAGCGAAGTCTGCCGCAAGTTCGAGCCTGTGCCGCAGCTGTTGAAAAATGTACGGACCACTGGCGGCAAGCCATTGGAAAACCCTGTGGTGAAGCAGGCTATCGCCGATGCGGAAAGTGCTTTGGCCAAAAATGGCCGTCTGGTCATTCGCCCATCCGGCACCGAGCCGCTGATCCGCGTCATGGCTGAGGGTGACGACAGCGCGCAGGTCGAGCGTATCGTTAACGATCTGGTCGGCGTTATCGCCAACGCAAGATCGGCAGCATAA
- a CDS encoding outer membrane protein has product MKKSLIGVVAALMACQTAFAADVYQAEPQPAFVDQAPEVSVQEASGWYLRGDVGYSFNRSRGADFDRAFAGPTIQRLSFGDRSLKDSFVVGGGVGYQINNHLRTDLTFDYMAKSKFSGVAPELNRADSAMRAYALMANAYVDLGTYGRITPYLGAGIGGAYVKWDKLSSCGNCEIDGEGNWRFAYGLMAGASIDVTCNLKADVGYRFRQIGSGSMFGTSGSGLTSGGRDKGITSHEVRVGGRYVFNGCDTAQYIPPADIPLQPSVYK; this is encoded by the coding sequence ATGAAAAAGAGCCTGATCGGTGTCGTCGCCGCATTGATGGCATGCCAAACCGCTTTTGCAGCAGATGTCTATCAGGCAGAGCCGCAGCCAGCATTCGTTGATCAGGCACCGGAAGTGTCCGTTCAGGAAGCAAGCGGTTGGTATCTGCGCGGTGATGTGGGTTATTCGTTCAACAGGTCGCGTGGTGCGGATTTTGACCGTGCGTTCGCTGGTCCAACCATTCAGCGTTTGAGCTTCGGCGATCGGTCTTTGAAAGACAGTTTCGTAGTGGGTGGTGGTGTTGGCTATCAGATCAACAATCATCTGCGTACGGATTTGACATTCGATTACATGGCGAAATCCAAATTCAGCGGCGTTGCACCTGAACTCAATCGTGCCGACTCGGCAATGCGCGCTTACGCTCTCATGGCAAACGCCTATGTAGATCTGGGAACCTACGGTCGCATCACGCCATATCTCGGCGCTGGTATCGGTGGTGCCTATGTGAAGTGGGACAAGCTGTCGAGCTGCGGTAACTGCGAGATCGATGGTGAAGGTAACTGGCGCTTCGCGTACGGCTTGATGGCCGGTGCGTCGATCGATGTCACCTGTAACCTGAAGGCCGACGTCGGCTATCGTTTCCGCCAGATCGGCAGCGGCAGCATGTTCGGCACAAGCGGAAGTGGCCTGACGTCCGGCGGCCGCGACAAGGGTATCACGTCGCACGAAGTGCGCGTCGGTGGCCGTTATGTCTTCAATGGCTGCGATACGGCGCAGTACATTCCGCCAGCCGATATTCCTCTGCAGCCGAGCGTTTACAAGTAA
- a CDS encoding putative bifunctional diguanylate cyclase/phosphodiesterase: protein MMYFILISSTWALAATHLPVAPLRLTVAVPTAFTIISVIRVIFWWKSRNEIPSPDYALSALRRTQRLSVGISVSFTAWSLLLYPYGDAYQQSHIAFYMAITVISCIFCLMHVRSAALFVATIVNGTFIVFFTATGHATFIAIAINILLVSFGMLAVLMVNYRNFERMISAQQQTQALSNENLRLANIDSLTELPNRRAFFKHLAEAFEAATNDGKRLAIGVIDLDGFKPVNDLYGHSSGDRLLVEVSNRLTDEFSSSNLFLARLGGDEFAFVISDVADDCDVVAEGHRMCTVMRSPFHLPDATIMISGSIGIAVFPDLASTPEELFDRADYALYHGKRRKPGNSTLFTARHVAEIHRDARIEQTLKQADLASELSVVFQPIVDLTLHETTGFEALARWNSKVLGQVSPAQFIPIAERAGIIGSLTRPLLKKALTAARKWPNRFRLSFNLSAQDLSSPEAVMSIIAIIETSGFEASRLDLEITETAFIHDTRQARQSVEMLRQIGCGISLDDFGTGYSSLTSLHSLPLTKIKIDHSFVHEIQDNVASEKIVRSVLTLGREMGLDAIVEGVETVEEMAVIRNLGAKFVQGYLISKPMDESAIPGFLAQERDANAVLARSA from the coding sequence ATGATGTATTTCATTTTGATATCGAGCACCTGGGCTCTGGCGGCAACGCATCTGCCCGTTGCGCCGCTGCGGCTGACCGTTGCTGTGCCTACCGCCTTTACCATCATCAGTGTAATCAGGGTCATCTTCTGGTGGAAGTCGCGAAACGAAATCCCCTCGCCTGATTATGCGTTGTCAGCGCTCAGAAGAACACAGCGCCTGTCGGTCGGTATTTCCGTTTCCTTTACGGCCTGGTCCCTTCTGCTCTATCCCTATGGCGACGCCTATCAGCAATCTCACATTGCGTTCTATATGGCGATCACAGTCATTTCGTGCATTTTCTGCCTGATGCATGTCCGCTCCGCGGCGCTTTTCGTCGCGACCATCGTCAATGGCACCTTCATCGTTTTCTTTACAGCCACCGGCCACGCCACCTTCATCGCCATCGCCATCAACATTCTTCTCGTCAGCTTCGGTATGCTGGCGGTATTGATGGTGAACTACCGCAATTTCGAGCGCATGATCAGCGCTCAGCAGCAGACTCAGGCGCTCAGCAACGAAAACCTGCGGCTGGCCAATATCGATAGCCTGACCGAACTTCCGAACCGCCGCGCTTTCTTCAAGCATTTGGCAGAAGCGTTCGAAGCTGCCACCAACGATGGCAAGCGGCTCGCCATCGGGGTTATCGACCTCGATGGCTTCAAGCCGGTCAACGATCTCTACGGGCATTCCTCAGGCGACCGCCTGCTGGTGGAAGTCAGCAACCGCCTGACAGATGAATTCTCGTCCAGCAACCTCTTCCTCGCGCGTCTCGGCGGCGACGAGTTCGCCTTCGTCATTTCAGATGTCGCCGATGACTGTGATGTGGTTGCCGAGGGGCATCGCATGTGCACTGTGATGCGCTCGCCGTTCCATCTGCCGGATGCTACGATCATGATCTCCGGCTCCATCGGCATCGCCGTCTTCCCGGATCTGGCATCGACACCGGAGGAACTGTTCGACCGCGCCGATTATGCGCTTTATCACGGCAAACGCCGCAAGCCCGGCAACAGCACCCTCTTCACCGCTCGTCACGTCGCCGAGATTCACCGCGATGCGCGCATCGAGCAGACGCTGAAACAGGCCGATCTGGCCAGCGAACTTTCCGTCGTGTTCCAGCCCATCGTTGACCTCACTTTGCACGAAACAACGGGTTTTGAAGCACTGGCGCGGTGGAACAGCAAAGTGCTCGGGCAGGTCTCGCCCGCTCAGTTCATTCCCATCGCCGAGCGCGCAGGCATCATCGGCAGCCTTACGCGTCCGCTGTTGAAGAAGGCGCTGACCGCCGCCCGCAAATGGCCGAACCGTTTCCGCCTGTCCTTCAATCTCTCGGCGCAGGATTTGAGCAGCCCGGAAGCGGTGATGAGCATCATCGCCATCATCGAGACAAGCGGCTTCGAAGCATCGCGTCTCGACCTGGAGATTACCGAAACGGCTTTCATTCACGATACCCGCCAGGCGCGCCAGTCGGTGGAAATGCTGCGGCAGATCGGCTGTGGCATTTCTCTGGATGATTTCGGCACCGGCTATTCCAGCCTGACCTCACTCCACTCCCTGCCGCTGACCAAGATCAAGATCGACCACAGCTTCGTTCACGAGATACAGGACAACGTAGCCAGCGAGAAAATCGTCCGCTCAGTGCTGACGCTCGGTCGCGAAATGGGTCTGGATGCGATTGTGGAAGGCGTGGAAACTGTCGAAGAAATGGCCGTGATCAGAAATCTCGGCGCAAAATTCGTTCAGGGTTATCTGATCTCGAAGCCGATGGACGAAAGCGCCATCCCCGGCTTCCTCGCCCAAGAACGCGACGCAAACGCGGTCCTCGCCCGCTCTGCATAG
- the ftsH gene encoding ATP-dependent zinc metalloprotease FtsH encodes MNPNFRNFALWAVIALLLIALFSMFQTSPSQSSSREIPYSQFLRDVDAGRVREVTVTGNRVLGTYTENATAFQTYSPVIDDALMERLQSKNVSIVARPESDGSSGFLSYLGTLLPMFLILGVWLFFMRQMQGGSRGAMGFGKSKAKLLTEAHGRVTFDDVAGVDEAKQDLEEIVEFLRDPQKFQRLGGKIPRGVLLVGPPGTGKTLLARSVAGEANVPFFTISGSDFVEMFVGVGASRVRDMFEQAKKNAPCIIFIDEIDAVGRHRGAGLGGGNDEREQTLNQLLVEMDGFEANEGIILIAATNRPDVLDPALLRPGRFDRQVVVPNPDIVGRERILKVHARNVPLAPNVDLKVLARGTPGFSGADLANLVNEAALMAARRNKRVVTMAEFEDAKDKIMMGAERRSSAMTEAEKKLTAYHEAGHAITALKVAVADPLHKATIIPRGRALGMVMQLPEGDRYSMSYKWMVSRLIIMMGGRVAEELTFGKENITSGASSDIEQATKLARAMVTQWGFSDALGQVSYGENQQEVFLGHSVSQSKNVSEATAQTIDTEVRRLIDEAYTEARRILTENHDGFVAIAEGLLEYETLTGEEIKGLMRGEKPPRDLGDDSPNSRGSAVPKAGTKKDGPNEAKGDGESEGGMEPQPH; translated from the coding sequence ATGAACCCAAATTTTAGAAATTTCGCCCTGTGGGCAGTGATCGCTCTGTTGCTGATCGCCTTGTTCAGCATGTTCCAGACGTCGCCTTCGCAGTCGAGCTCGCGAGAGATCCCCTATTCGCAGTTCCTGCGGGATGTGGACGCCGGGCGTGTGCGTGAAGTCACCGTCACCGGCAATCGCGTACTGGGCACCTATACGGAAAACGCCACCGCGTTTCAGACATACTCGCCTGTGATCGACGATGCGCTGATGGAACGTCTTCAGAGCAAGAATGTCAGCATTGTCGCTCGGCCTGAAAGCGACGGTTCGTCCGGCTTCCTGAGCTATCTCGGCACCTTGCTGCCCATGTTCCTCATTCTCGGTGTCTGGCTGTTCTTCATGCGTCAGATGCAGGGTGGTTCTCGCGGTGCGATGGGCTTCGGCAAATCCAAGGCCAAGCTTCTAACCGAAGCGCATGGTCGCGTGACGTTCGATGATGTCGCAGGCGTGGATGAAGCCAAGCAGGATCTCGAAGAAATCGTTGAATTCCTGCGCGACCCGCAGAAATTCCAGCGCCTAGGCGGCAAAATTCCGCGCGGTGTTCTGCTGGTCGGCCCTCCCGGTACGGGTAAGACGCTTCTGGCACGCTCCGTTGCGGGCGAAGCCAATGTGCCGTTCTTCACCATCTCCGGCTCTGACTTCGTGGAAATGTTCGTCGGCGTTGGCGCAAGCCGCGTTCGTGACATGTTCGAACAGGCGAAGAAAAATGCGCCTTGCATCATCTTCATCGACGAAATTGATGCCGTCGGTCGCCACCGTGGTGCCGGTCTTGGCGGCGGTAACGATGAGCGCGAACAGACGCTGAACCAGCTGCTGGTTGAGATGGATGGTTTTGAAGCAAATGAAGGTATCATCCTCATCGCAGCGACCAACCGTCCTGACGTTCTTGACCCCGCGCTTCTGCGTCCAGGCCGTTTCGACCGTCAGGTCGTCGTTCCGAACCCAGATATCGTCGGTCGTGAACGCATTCTGAAGGTCCATGCCCGCAACGTGCCTTTGGCACCGAATGTCGATCTCAAGGTTCTGGCCCGTGGCACACCCGGTTTTTCGGGTGCCGACTTGGCCAACCTCGTCAACGAAGCAGCGCTTATGGCCGCGCGCCGTAACAAACGCGTCGTCACCATGGCCGAATTCGAAGACGCCAAGGACAAGATCATGATGGGTGCGGAGCGCCGCTCGTCCGCCATGACCGAAGCCGAAAAGAAACTGACGGCCTATCACGAAGCCGGTCACGCCATTACGGCGCTGAAGGTTGCCGTGGCTGATCCGCTGCACAAGGCGACCATCATTCCGCGCGGTCGTGCGCTTGGCATGGTCATGCAGTTGCCGGAAGGCGACCGCTATTCCATGAGCTACAAGTGGATGGTCTCCCGTCTCATCATCATGATGGGTGGTCGTGTGGCTGAAGAACTGACATTCGGCAAGGAAAACATTACTTCGGGCGCCTCATCCGATATCGAGCAGGCCACCAAGCTTGCCCGTGCTATGGTCACGCAGTGGGGCTTTTCCGACGCGCTCGGACAGGTTTCATACGGTGAAAACCAGCAGGAAGTATTCCTCGGTCACTCCGTCTCGCAGTCCAAGAACGTTTCTGAGGCCACAGCGCAGACCATCGACACCGAAGTGCGCCGTTTGATCGACGAAGCCTATACTGAAGCACGCCGTATTCTGACCGAAAACCACGATGGCTTCGTTGCCATCGCGGAAGGTCTGCTGGAATACGAAACGCTGACAGGCGAGGAAATCAAGGGTCTGATGCGCGGCGAGAAGCCGCCACGTGATCTGGGCGACGATTCTCCGAACAGCCGTGGCTCTGCCGTGCCGAAGGCTGGAACGAAGAAAGACGGTCCGAACGAAGCCAAGGGTGATGGTGAGTCGGAAGGTGGCATGGAGCCGCAGCCGCACTGA